The following nucleotide sequence is from Pungitius pungitius chromosome 6, fPunPun2.1, whole genome shotgun sequence.
TTAACAGGGGTATCATGACCCGCCGGCTGAACAGCTCCACCCGCTCCCACACTGAGGACTCCATCTTCCTGAGGCCCGACGAGGACCCCGTCTGGCTGGATGAGCCCACTAAGACTGATAAAATAGTCCCTGAACAAGATGACCAAAAGAGGAAAGACGGACCTGCAGGGGGCCAAAGCCCTCCGGCAGATGATGTGCTCATGCAAAAGCTGTATTCCGTTGTGCTCGAAATCAACTGCTGGGTCGCATTGTTCGTCGTCTCTCAAGTCACGGTATGCGAGCGGACGCCAGTTGAACCCAGAAAAATAGTCAAAGTGAATAGAATCTTTACCTTAGATCAAAATGAGACGCGCTAACCTTCCTGCACACTCTTTAGTTTGCCACTCGTGATGTAATATCGACCactaatattttaaatgtaatataagCAATGCAAATTGAACGCAAGGTGTTCTCTCTTGATcctcattttcacacacatatTTTCTTATCATGTGCATTGTTACATGTTCTCCAAAGTGCTTTATTTGACGGCATACTTGACACAAATCTAGCCCAAACATTTTGGGTTTGGGCTAGATTTCGctagaaataaataataagtcCTGTTAAAAGCAGCAATGATTATGACACGAGTCCACCGTGATGTCAATTTGACATTATTATGCCAGCGTGAGAGGCCGCCTCCTATTCTTCTCGGTTCCTTTGCATCTGAGAGAATCCCCAGTGCTGCCTGATTACCAGTGCATGGATGACaggtcttcctctctcctcccaggGGTACTCTGTGTTTTTTCTAGCTGAAGGAAATGGACCTCTTTCTTCACTTTTCAAAGCCTTGCAGATCATCGACTTCTACCTCGGCCTCATTTTACAATGCTGCCCAATTTTTGGAACGGAGGTGAGTGAATAGAGCTGTGTTTTTTGGAtggagagttaaaaaaaagaagtcctgAAGATTGCGGACTCTAGTGTGGTCGTGTCTAACTgtctttcccctttttctctctgcacCGATCAGACCACGATGTTGATGAAGGAGGTTGTGAACACCAAAGAGCACAAATGGATTCTCAATGGAACTGCAGTCATTGGTTTTGCCATCTGTGCTACCATGGTAAACCACTGGAGAACCCGTTTGATTTATGCAGTTATTTCTACATCAATGTGACAAATATAGTGCATGTTGAATTATTGCCATTcactacaaagaaaaaaaaaacattttgtcaggTTTCTCGCTTGATTGGCATCTATTGGCCGACACGCAATCACCGCTTTCTTCCACCTCACTCTGACCAGGTTTACAACGCGGTGAGTAAGTGGCGCAGCGGCACCGGCTTGTGGTGGACCGGAACCGTGAGGCGGGACGTCGGCGATCGGCGTCAGTCCGTCAGCCGGCAGCCCTCCTTCACCCTGTCGGAGTGGACCGACGCTCAGGAGGACCTGCTGGACATGGAACCTGTGCCCCAGACGCCGGTCTTTGAAATAGGCAATGACGTCAAGACGGAGGGAGACGCCGCCACGCTCACTGTCGCGCCAGTGGGGCTTCAGGAGAGGTTAGCGGTGGGCTGCACGCTGCTGTAGGCGCATTTTACGAAATAAGAGACATCTCTATCTGGATATGGGGGATGACAAATGCTGCATGTGTGGATTTTTGAATTCACATTTCACATAGCAGATAGATGCAGCTAAATGCATTGGCACGGTTTTCTATGTATCACACAGGAGGGGCTCCAACGTTTCCCTGACTTTGGACATGTGTACACCGGGCTGCACTGAGCCCTACGGCTACGGAGGCCAGCTCTCCCCGAGAGACCAGACGGCCAAGGAGTACCTCCGGCAGGGAACGAACAGCCTGACCCCCGCCATGCTACACACACGGGCCGTGGACGACCAAAGCCTGCAGGCTGAGTTCTATGTGAGCACAGCAACAGCAGCTCACCCACCTACACGCTTTAGATTAACAGACTGAGACTCATCGGGAAGAGATGCACGCAGAAAAAACACATAGAcactggtgcacacacacacacacacacacacacacacacacacacagccaccgGAGCGCTGCACACACCCGTAAGCCTTTCTACTGAGTGTCAGTGGGCGAAGGAAGGATAGATAGAGACATATTTGCATACGAAAAACCCACAGAGGATTCTAGCGTCTGCGAGGCAGAAAGACGCATGTTCCCAACACCACAAGCATGCACCTAGTTGGAGAATTACATCACACGCAAGAGAGCAGCCGTTTGGTCTGAAGGTTAATGAAGGATGTTGTCACGTTTGACATGTAAGGTTCTTACAGTTCTTACGGCGTGGTTAGGACCCTTCATTTTCTACAAGGACTGATTGTTATTGCAGCCATTGTTCTGTGTCCATTGGCA
It contains:
- the ptpn5 gene encoding tyrosine-protein phosphatase non-receptor type 5 gives rise to the protein MTRRLNSSTRSHTEDSIFLRPDEDPVWLDEPTKTDKIVPEQDDQKRKDGPAGGQSPPADDVLMQKLYSVVLEINCWVALFVVSQVTGYSVFFLAEGNGPLSSLFKALQIIDFYLGLILQCCPIFGTETTMLMKEVVNTKEHKWILNGTAVIGFAICATMVYNAVSKWRSGTGLWWTGTVRRDVGDRRQSVSRQPSFTLSEWTDAQEDLLDMEPVPQTPVFEIGNDVKTEGDAATLTVAPVGLQERRGSNVSLTLDMCTPGCTEPYGYGGQLSPRDQTAKEYLRQGTNSLTPAMLHTRAVDDQSLQAEFYETPMNFVDPKEYNYPGLVRKNRYKTILPNIHSRVILKSQDEDDFLTTYINANYLKGYGDEQCAYIATQGPTVNTVGDFWRMVWQERSPIIVMITNLEEKNEKCAEYWPEDTVTHEGIEITVNTVTQEDDYSLRVFTLKSGGEERSLQQYWYTSWPDQKTPDKAPPLLELVQEVERAREEAPPSSGPVIVHCSAGIGRTGCFIATSILCKQLRTEGVVDILRTTCQLRLDRGGMIQTCEQYQFVHHVLSLYEKQLPRAAEE